The genomic segment ttgtgtgtgtgtgtcggtttcccgacataattcccaggggcagaacacgggtcgaagtcccggtaaggactgcgatcactttattcttctccctcagaattatagtgctgctttaatttgagtttacattgttgtgcagcagtccgttggggacgtatgtcccgtactggcgtatcgggtgctggaagtcgttgtacgtcttctttcctggccagttctaaaggtactaatttctctaaagttttgagagtagtgttgcctttgcattttactttcactattctcaagatgccctggctgtctggatgaacagagactatttctcctataggccactccgagcgtggtccgtcactatccaccagaactatgtcaccagggttcaagttaattctatTATAGGGActgtttgccccgtaatgatactccctcagagctgttaggtattcacgagtccatacgtcattccaccgacttatcacccctgaaagatgtttgaaacgttgaaccaaatcactctctttgacatatgaaggatcctctggttcctcatccgtaagggacacaagtgttttgagaggtctcccatacatcaaatgagctggacttaatggttcacgctgcaaagcatcatcagagaggtaggtaagtggtcggttgttaactcgtgcttctatttctatgattactgtttgaagctcctgaaggtcaatcttttggcggtgtagggttttccgtaaagaccgtttcaccgtaccaaccatccgttcatagaagcctccatgccatggtgctctgggaggtatgaatttccaatagcactgccgttgagttagggctgtgcgtaccttggggtgtgtccagattttcctcaggcatgcttctcctgccaccaagttggacccattgtctgaaatcattaacttgggacaagatctacgtgaagcaaacctgcggaaagcctgtaagaatgcttcggcactcatatcgggagtcacttctagatggactgcccttgttgtggcacaagtaaaaagacagatataggcctttactggtttcttgtctttagtgcctgtcagtgttagtgctcctgtgaaatctactcctgttgtctcaaaaggatgaatatgtacgactcgttccttcggaagtggaggagggccaggatatggacacactctggcatcgtatctccggcatacaacacaggatttgattatggattttactgtctgtctaccttggggtagccagtactgttgtcttaattctgtgagagtatctaataccccaccatgcagagtgcagtatttgtgtatatgtaacacaattagtttgcttactatgtggtgacgagggagcaatattggattttttgcctccagatctatgtcagcatgttgtaagcgtcctccgcatcttatcaagttataattgtcagtgtctaaccagagacccagatcatgttgtagcttcttaggaacattgtcaatttctgtcccgaatgtgtcggtctgagctcttttaacccagtaccttaaggcactagggaaattatgcttgattcctattttctttagaaaatcaaacactacttgggtgacacctacaagtttgttcagttcagagtaccgagcaggatcaattaccaaagtctgaggtagttccgggttctcagtgggaacagtgacattggtcacaatgacttgtggcttttgttcaggccactggtcgctgattagccactgaggtccgttgaaccacatctctgcctttgttaattgccgtaaagtcaggcctcgggagagatagtcagctggattctctttagtaggtacatatcttagtttataccctgctgacaactctcgtatttccttaacgcggttactcacgtaaggattcttactgttattgtttttaacccactgtagcactgcctcattatctgaccatactactgtttctgtaaagtggatgtggcttaaggccttgatcagataatgagctaatcttacacctagcagtaaggctgttaattccagttgtggcagtgatcttttctttaaaggtgccactctggcctttgatgtgagcaaattggcttgcccatttgagaccaggtaagctactgtaccataagcctttcctgaggcatcacaaaatacatgcaacttaattggttccttttcatttactgttgtgttcctagggaacttgacagactctaggatgcttaaatctttcactaacccttgccatttttcttgtagggcaggtgttagaaga from the Procambarus clarkii isolate CNS0578487 chromosome 10, FALCON_Pclarkii_2.0, whole genome shotgun sequence genome contains:
- the LOC138363017 gene encoding uncharacterized protein — translated: MAQNQLKSQVLRLQRQPENLKLYHEIIQKQLDDKFIEVVTNDNPKEGHYLPHHHVQKDSATTPLRIVFNCSAKMGQNSVSLNDCLQTGPSLTQRLYDVLLKFRIGTYAYTADISKAFLRVGLQEEDRNYTKFLWIKDPNDPNSEIITYRFASVLFGATSSPFLLQATLDTHLKKSNSPNKTEISKNLYVDNFQGTANSESKLLDIYHEANRELMGANMPLQSWVSNNDKLKQLITTEFPDYQVPEMTKVLGVQWNTTTDQLTIKSVETDTTNLTMRKLLSQVSKPFDPLGLLSPILINGKMIIQECWQQKIGWDDLLTPALQEKWQGLVKDLSILESVKFPRNTTVNEKEPIKLHVFCDASGKAYGTVAYLVSNGQANLLTSKARVAPLKKRSLPQLELTALLLGVRLAHYLIKALSHIHFTETVVWSDNEAVLQWVKNNNSKNPYVSNRVKEIRELSAGYKLRYVPTKENPADYLSRGLTLRQLTKAEMWFNGPQWLISDQWPEQKPQVIVTNVTVPTENPELPQTLVIDPARYSELNKLVGVTQVVFDFLKKIGIKHNFPSALRYWVKRAQTDTFGTEIDNVPKKLQHDLGLWLDTDNYNLIRCGGRLQHADIDLEAKNPILLPRHHIVSKLIVLHIHKYCTLHGGVLDTLTELRQQYWLPQGRQTVKSIIKSCVVCRRYDARVCPYPGPPPLPKERVVHIHPFETTGVDFTGALTLTGTKDKKPVKAYICLFTCATTRAVHLEVTPDMSAEAFLQAFRRFASRRSCPKLMISDNGSNLVAGEACLRKIWTHPKVRTALTQRQCYWKFIPPRAPWHGGFYERMVGTVKRSLRKTLHRQKIDLQELQTVIIEIEARVNNRPLTYLSDDALQREPLSPAHLMYGRPLKTLVSLTDEEPEDPSYVKESDLVQRFKHLSGVISRWNDVWTREYLTALREYHYGANSPYNRINLNPGDIVLVDSDGPRSEWPIGEIVSVHPDSQGILRIVKVKCKGNTTLKTLEKLVPLELARKEDVQRLPAPDTPVRDIRPQRTAAQQCKLKLKQHYNSEGEE